The Engystomops pustulosus chromosome 3, aEngPut4.maternal, whole genome shotgun sequence region TTTAGGGTTCAGCAAAATCATGGATGCAGGGAAAACTGTTGTCCATGTTCTTGCAATCAATTCCACAGGCCTTatgacacagtggggcttatttactaagagtccacaGTCGGATTTACCGTCATTTTCCGGATTAGCGCTGCTGTGACGGTATttcgctggggattgtgtcgcacacgattggattttgacgcagctgcgtcggctttcatgcgacagaaatcagggggcaagccgtcggatgatccgactgattcggactgagcgagaatttaactttcaaattaggtcgcaagcccaagcacttacacgcaccaggaagaagaaggtgaactccggggacctgagcggggaagcgacacatgcaggatattgcggTACAGTCCACtctggtcagacaatgcactggtCGGGGAAtgcgtcaggacaggtaagtaaatgtgccccggtgACTTGTTCTTCTGAAAGTGTCCAATACATAAACAGCTGCTGGGAAGGAATGATCCTGGTTTACTGCTCGCACCAATAGAAatctggtttcatctgaccatgtgaTGTTTTCCCCCAGCTCACTGATCCAATTCTTACACTTGACTTTTCCCTTCTGTTACCCTTTTACAGTAATGGCTCATGAACTGGTCGCAATCTGTGCTCAGGACGCACATTTGGACATGATCgtgtcacatcctcatagactgtaagctcttgtgtcccccttcatcctcatagactgtaagctcttgtgtcaccccctcatcctcatagactgtaagctcttgtgtcaccccctcatcctcatagactgtaagctcttgtgtcaccccctcatcctcatagaccagtggtggcgaacctttggcatgggtgccagaggtggcactcagagctctttctgtgggcaaccaggccatcaccccaatttagagtttggcagataggactcaaggctttcccttgtgatccaatacagcctagGACGTGCCAAGctctgtgctattttaaagcaacatccttgggtagaaggtgtggatagagatggattatcgttggagctcctgctctgggtcacctgatccttcctcttcaggggaccctggggggaagctacaatccaaatttctccatcatctttcaattgcattggtgaactcaggaggccaattcaattaaaacctgtgatacagcaggttccaataagttactgcttattgtcatgttggcactttgcgacatataagtgggttttggttgtagcttgggcgctctgtctccaaaaggttcgccatcactgtcatagactgtaagctcttgtgtcaccctctcatcctcatagactgtaagctcttgtgtcatcctctcatcctcatagactgtaagctcttgtgtccccctcatcatcatagactgtaagctcttgtgccccccccctcatcctcatagactgtaagctcttgtgtcaccccctcatcctcatagactgtaagctcttgtgtcaccccctcatcctcatagactgtaagctcttgtgtcatcctctcatcctcatagactgtaagctcttgtgtcaccccctcatcctcatagactgtaagctcttgtgtcccctcctcatcctcatagactgtaagctcttgtgtcatcctctcatcctcatagactgtaagctcttgtgtcaccccctcatcctcatagactgtaagctcttgtgtcaccccctcatcctcatagactgtaagctcttgtgtcacccctcatcctcatagactgtaagctcttgtgtcaccccctcatcctcatagactgtaagctcttgtgtctcctcctcatcctcatagactgtaagctcttgtgtcaccccctcatcctcatagactgtaagctcttgtgtcccctcctcatcctcatagactgtaagctcttctgtcatcctctcatcctcatagactgtaagctcttgtgtcccctcctcatcctcatagactgtaagctcttgtgtcaccccctcatcctcatgtactgtaatctcttgtgtccccccctcatcctcatagactgtaagctctcgtgtcccctcctcatcctcatagactgtaagctcttgtgtccccccctcatcctcatagactgtaagctcttgtgtcatcccctcctcctcatagactgtaagctcttgtgtcccccctcatcctcatagactgtaagctcttgtgcccccctcatcctcatagactgtaagctcttgtgtcaccccctcatcctcatagactgtaagctcttgtgccccccctcactaTCATATATTGTAATCTCTAGTGAGCAGGGCCATTAGTCCTATTGTATGACTGTTGTTAGTctttaatgtcattttttatttgtatatattccccagaatctgtaatgctacagaatatgatcgagctacataaataaagattattattattacaaatatgGCACATGGCTCagcaaaaacaataataataattctttatttatgtagcgcctgCAGATTCccaagcgctgcacagagcttgtcacaaatcagtccctgtctccaatggggctcacaatctaatcatccttcCAGTATGGCACAAAgctaataataaatgccccccaatgatTCTCGTTTAGTCGCTCGCAACGGGAAGGAGAGAGGGAGCACTAAGTGCCCCAGCAAGGCCATGTGTCAGCACCAGGTGATATTGAAAGATTCATCCAAGACTCCAGATTCCATTAAAAAATAGCTTCTTTGTCCATTAAAAAGCAGGAGATATCTCCAAAATGTATTCTTCATTTTTATgaatggattaaataaagaagCTATTTTTAATGGAATCTGTTGGAAGAAGTGTTGGAGGAATTATTCACTTTTACACAACCTTCTGCTGTGACCCCATGTCAGTGAGTTGTCTACATCTGCCGTTACCCATTTCTCCTAGAACGCCCCATCTTCTGTGCACTCTCCACATTTATACACTAGAAAACCCCATaaggttttttttcccattcTGATGCAAATTCAGTCTAAGGTTAAAAACAGGGAAGCCCCAAACTTTTAAGTTATCCAACTTTTATTTTGTCACCACATTTCAATGAGTGAAGGTTCATGAGGGCTTGTGTTTTGCTGGATGGCTTATAGTCTTCATTTATCTTGCTTTTTGGAGTTGGGAAGAACACAACAATTGAAAAAACAACTTTTTGTATTTTACTAAGAACAATTAACCAGTTTTGTAAGTTGTATGTGCCATAATACATGACTGTATAGATTGATACATGGTTTTTATCACTTCCCACAGTGGCTCAgagtttagcattacagccttgcagcgctggggtcctgggttcaagtcccagggtcaacatctgccaaaagtttgtatgttctctccgtgtttgcgtgggtttcctctgggtcctccggtttcctcccacactccaaaatactggtaggttgattagattgtgaaccccattggggacagggaccgatttggcaaaccctCTCCCTGTCATTGAGGACAGACTGTGAGAAGAGAGAGGATGTGGGTTATGCGATGAGGATGGGCCGGAGTGGTGAGAgaagggaagctgtgtatatacagagggcagcatggtgataacagggaaaggctgaagctaagGAGGCATatgcatgcagagacatgtctaatggaagagatttattgaaaagtggccaaaccctttaacccTTTTACTAAATGCTTCCTTACATAAAGctcatttacaaaaaatatataaaaagtaccTTGTAAGGAAGTACTGAATCGGTTACAAAAGACAGCGGCTAAGAAAATACAGTATTGTACACTTACATAATGAGGTATATGATTCAGGACAAGGGCTCTTTTACAGACATAGAGGCAGATTCATCAGATAATTAAAACTTAACCAAAATTGTTATATGTTTGCATAATTTTGGGTGCCCCTTTTTCTGTTAAGGCAGATTACGGGCCATTATGCTATAAAAAATAATGGCCCATTCCATAATAATAAGAACCTGCCTGGGGATGTGGTCTCCATAGATGCTGAAATGTAAGGCAGTTTCTACTCAAGCCATTAAATTGGAATGGGGACGTCTTGTCAGAAAGTGTAACCAAAAGAAGTTAGTGTATAAAGTCAAAGTAGGGACACTCTGTAGAGAACAATGATCTATCTGAAAGAAGAAGAGAATTATAACCTAAAAATGATATTTCAATAGGTTGTCAAGaaccagaaacagcgccactcctgtccGCAGGCTGTGTTTGGTAGTGTATTTGTAAATGGTGCGGAGATGTAGCACCAGAAGTAGCCTATACATTGGAGCAGAAAACGAAGCTGGACACAGTctaattctggacaacccctttaagaatgttcAAGTTGTTTAAAATTCATCTTTGATCTTGAAGTGCGGCTGATCCTCAGGCTTGAATCCTGAGTTGGGGCTGCCATCATCATTAAGGATGCGCTGGGCCGTGTACCCGACGATTGGGTATTTTTTCTTATACACGTTCTCAAATATGTCATCCAGAGACTTCAGCTGTTCCTCTGTGAGACCGGTCTgagaaaaataacataaaatacacGAGAAAAAGGTCACACAAATTCTAAACAGCACAATTATTGAATAACTACATAAAGTGATTGTAAGACATTTATAGGTCATTTTCTTTATGCGTTATGTTACTTATCTTGATGTTAAACTTAAAGGACTATGACTACAGGGCAGAAGATCTGCGGCCGTTCTTGGACTCTCAGTATCATAAATGGATGATGTGAGTTGTGGTCCGTGATAAATAGGTGGCTACCTAGTGGTTGTTTTGCAATTTGCATCCTTTAAGGATCCATGAAGCTGCTGAACTTACTGTGTCAGAAATAAGATCTTCAGGTTCCAGAGACATCTTGGCAACAGCACGTGTAGAATCTTTCCCTGCCAATGCATTATATGGAGCCCCCTTTCCGTAGAACTCTGGAAAATATACAGGATACAACTTTATGACCTTCCTGcctcagttttctggcataaagaATTGAAAATAACTCATCTTGCAATCTCCAACCATGCAATGCAACAGCTCATGTTCTGCACCAACATATCCCTCCCTCCCAGCAACATGTCTTCCTATTCCCTATGCAGCACCATGTCCCCGTCTTCCTCCTACAGCgctgtgtcctcctcttcctcctgcagCGCCATGTCCCCATCTTCCCCCTGCAGCGCCATGTCTTCCTCTTCCCCCTGCAGAGCCATTTCCCCGTCTTCCTCCTGCAGCGCCaggtcctcttcttcctcctgcaGAGCCAGGTCCCCCTCTAAGCCCTGCAGCGCCATGTCTCCCTCTAAGCCCTGCAGCGCCAGGTCCCCCTCTAAGCCCTGCAGCGCCAGGTCCCCCTCTAAGCCCTGCAGCGCCAGGTCCCCCTCTAAGCCCTGCAGCGCCAGGTCCCCCTCTAAGCCCTGCAGCGCCAGGTCCCCCTCTAAGCCCTGCAGCGCCAGGTCCCCCTCTAAGCCCTGCAGCGCCAGGTCCCCCTCTAAGCCCTGCAGCGCCAGGTCCCCCTCTAAGCCCTGCAGCGCCAGGCCCCCCTCTAAGCCCTGCAGCGCCAGGCCCCCCTCTAAGCCCTGCAGCGCCAGGCCCCCCTCTAAGCCCTGCAGCGCCAGGCCCCCCTCTAAGCCCTGCAGCGCCAGGCCCCCCTCTAAGCCCTGCAGCGCCAGGCCCCCCTCTAAGCCCTGCAGCGCCAGGTCCTCCTCTAAGCCCTGCAGCGCCAGGTCCTCCTCTAAGCCCTGCAGCGCCAGGTCCTCCTCTAAGCCCTGCAGCGCCAGGTCCTCCTCTAAGCCCTGCAGCGCCAGGTCCTCCTCTAAGCCCTGCAGCGCCAGGTCCTCCTCTAAGCCCTGCAGCGCCAGGTCCTCCTCTAAGCCCTGCAGCGCCAGGTCCTCCTCTAAGCCCTGCAGCGCCAGGTCCTCCTCTAAGCCCTGCAGCGCCAGGTCCTCCTCTAAGCCCTGCAGCGCCAGGTCCTCCTCTAAGCCCTGCAGCGCCAGGTCCTCCTCTAAGCCCTGCAGGGCCAGGTCCTCCTCTAAGCCCTGCAGGGCCAGGTCCTCTTCTAAGCCCTGCAGCACCAGGTCCTCATCTTCCTCCCGCAGCGCCAGGTCCTCCACTAAGCCCTGCAGCAACACATCTACCACCTGCAGAAAGATCTCTTAGCATCTGCCCAGAAGCAACACATCTCCCTCTTCTCCACCCTGTCACAATACATTACGCCTTTTATTCCTCCATCACCACCCACTGTGCAGAGAGATGAAATATTACCTTTTCCAGCTGAGACATCAAAGACGGCTCCCTTCACTGCCATGTATATGGGCTGGTCCTCCTACACAAAGATAATCTTAGGGTCAACATCTTAATTTTCCTAATAGCAAACCAATCATGCTTGTTACTTCAGTAAAGCAGGGGGATTAGAGTCTGTCATACTCCCCTGGCGCCACTTATCTCCTGGGAAACATAGGATCAGCGTTAAAAGATTTGAATCCCTCTATAGGGCTCCTCCAAACTGTGACGGACATTAGTTTTTCATTACCTGTACATAGACATCTATCAGGTCCAAAATGTCTACCACACCAATAAGTGTTTCCATCAGGTaagtttctgtgacatcacagcggtGTTTCAGTCAGGTtagtttctgtgacatcacagcggtGTTTCAGTCAGGTtagtttctgtgacatcacagcggtGTTTCAGTCAGGTgagtttctgtgacatcacagcggtGTTTCAGTCAGATaagtttctgtgacatcacagcggtGTTTCAGTCAGGTaagtttctgtgacatcacagcggcGTTTCAGTCAGTTtcgtttctgtgacatcacagcagcgGTTCAGTCAGTTtcgtttctgtgacatcacagcggcGTTTCAGTCAGGCgagtttctgtgacatcacagcggtGTTTCAGTCAGATaagtttctgtgacatcacagcagtgtTTCAGTCAGGTaagtttctgtgacatcacagcagcgTTTCAGTCAGGTtagtttctgtgacatcacagcagcgTTTCAGTCAGGTtagtttctgtgacatcacagcagcgTTTCAGTCAGGTaagtttctgtgacatcacagcagtgtTTTAGTCAGGTaagtttctgtgacatcacagcggtGTTTCAGTCAGGTAAGTTTCTGTGACAGCACAGCGGCGTTTCAGTCAGGTaagtttctgtgacatcacagcagtgtTTCAGTCAGGTgagtttctgtgacatcacagcggcGTTTCAGTCAGGTtagtttctgtgacatcacagcagcgTTTCAGTCAGGTaagtttctgtgacatcacagcagtgtTTTAGTCAGGTaagtttctgtgacatcacagcggcGTTTCAGTCGGGTaagtttctgtgacatcacagcggcGTTTTAGTCGGGTaagtttctgtgacatcacagcggcGTTTCAGTCAGGTGAGTTTATGTGACATCACACCGGTGTTTCAGTCAGGTTAGTTTCTGTTTACAAAGAAGTTGCTCCTAGCCCCCGAGCCTAAGGGCACACAACACAATGAGGAGAAACGATCCAATAGAAATGTGATATTTGGGTGTCCTGTTACATGTTGTGCGTGGTTCTAATATTACACCCGCGGgcgtgcattataataataataatctttatttatatagcactgtcATATTCACCAGCAAATAGGAAGTGTCCGCTCATTGCTACAGGTAGTCTCCTCCTCGCCACTGCTGTCATTCTGTGTAATTCGGCCAGCGAATGTGCTGTCGGCCAAAAAAAATACGCCATCAATGACCTAAAAGGGTCTATGGGTCTAAGCGTTTGGGGGTGAGGAAGTAGGGGATCCCATCCATTCCATCACATGAATAATGGTCTCTAAATATTTAGCCCCCGTTATTAGATATCTACTCCATTGTTCCAAATACTGCATTAACTTTAATATTAAATTTaatattatttaaaataaaatgattatttttttttatcttaaatttAATATTTCTCCTGTGGAAATTGCACATTACACCATGGCAGCGCATGACATATTCCTCCTTTGCTGGAACTAATCCTCCCCCCCTCATGTGATGTGTTTTGACTTATAATATCTACATACATCTAACTGAACCAAATTCAGACGGTCCGTTAAAGgtgcataataaataataatagtctttatttatatggcgccatcatattctgcagcatttcacaaatcataggggacctatacaaatataatattacattacagagcacaaacagtca contains the following coding sequences:
- the NENF gene encoding neudesin, which gives rise to MSPCSRAVFHSVLVLGAVLSCYGDGDPELRQATTHKPVRLFTDEDLARYNGEQEDQPIYMAVKGAVFDVSAGKEFYGKGAPYNALAGKDSTRAVAKMSLEPEDLISDTTGLTEEQLKSLDDIFENVYKKKYPIVGYTAQRILNDDGSPNSGFKPEDQPHFKIKDEF